A genomic window from Xenorhabdus cabanillasii includes:
- a CDS encoding AraC family transcriptional regulator has translation MWQQENVKEKIQFFHLKEFDGLEMLKASYHKQIFSRHVHETFCIGVIEEGAQRFYRTGAEHIALKGDIILVNSDEIHTGSAAVATGWSYQAIYPSPELLRSLSRDLKYADGSIPWFPSAVVHDPGLSEQLRLMFNLLSQKDNTLFKETLLLSSLSWLMMKHGKTRITAQKLPSAEKQILLAKEYIDAHAETDVSLNQLAGMVQLSPWHFLRQFKEIIGVTPHVYLVFARLRMARKLLLDGHSILNVAIRCGFADQSHFNRHFKNALGITPGMFVRSLQTA, from the coding sequence ATGTGGCAACAAGAAAATGTAAAAGAGAAAATTCAGTTCTTTCATCTGAAAGAATTTGATGGTTTGGAGATGCTCAAAGCCAGTTACCATAAGCAAATATTTTCTCGTCATGTGCACGAGACCTTTTGTATAGGAGTAATAGAAGAGGGGGCTCAGCGCTTCTATCGTACCGGTGCGGAACATATTGCTCTTAAGGGGGATATTATTTTAGTCAATTCAGATGAAATTCATACCGGATCTGCTGCTGTTGCAACAGGCTGGTCATATCAGGCTATTTACCCTTCACCTGAATTATTACGCTCACTTTCACGCGACTTAAAATATGCAGATGGCAGTATACCGTGGTTCCCTTCTGCTGTGGTTCATGATCCTGGGTTATCTGAACAATTACGCTTGATGTTTAATTTATTGTCACAAAAAGATAATACTTTATTCAAAGAAACTCTGCTGCTTTCTTCACTTTCCTGGTTGATGATGAAACATGGCAAAACACGTATTACAGCACAGAAACTTCCTTCTGCTGAAAAGCAGATCTTACTGGCTAAAGAATATATTGATGCTCATGCAGAAACTGATGTTTCTCTCAATCAGTTAGCAGGAATGGTACAACTGAGTCCATGGCATTTTTTGCGGCAATTTAAGGAAATTATCGGAGTAACTCCCCATGTTTATTTAGTTTTTGCCCGCTTACGTATGGCCCGAAAATTGTTATTGGATGGACATTCTATACTAAATGTGGCTATTCGCTGTGGTTTTGCCGATCAAAGCCATTTTAACCGCCATTTTAAAAATGCACTAGGGATCACTCCCGGCATGTTTGTTCGTTCTCTGCAAACAGCTTAA
- a CDS encoding AzlC family ABC transporter permease: MTELQPKTSSWQGFWSGIYNMLPLCLSVIPWGILAGSVAVQSGLTLGQSIGMSAILFAGAAQLVTLGLLASGASIFTIIISVFFITAQHFLYGLTLREYVSLLKVRYRLPIGFLLTDELFALSCAQRDKQILTPGYLIGAGLCFYVCWNLFSLLGILMASSIPDLDKYHLDFSIVATFITIVVPMIKKLSVFLGVIFSLFLSMILSYLHVEGAIIIAGVSGMFFSVFIARLNKESV; encoded by the coding sequence ATGACTGAATTGCAACCAAAAACATCCTCCTGGCAAGGGTTTTGGTCTGGAATATATAATATGTTACCGCTCTGCCTTTCGGTTATCCCCTGGGGAATACTTGCTGGCTCTGTCGCCGTTCAATCAGGGTTAACTCTGGGGCAAAGTATAGGGATGTCTGCAATCTTATTCGCTGGTGCGGCACAATTAGTGACACTTGGTTTATTAGCATCGGGTGCCAGTATCTTTACTATTATTATTTCAGTGTTTTTTATCACAGCTCAGCATTTTCTCTATGGCTTAACCTTACGCGAATATGTTTCTTTATTAAAAGTTCGTTATCGATTACCAATCGGTTTCTTACTAACAGATGAGTTGTTTGCTTTAAGTTGTGCTCAGAGAGATAAACAGATTTTAACTCCGGGCTATTTGATTGGTGCTGGATTATGTTTTTATGTATGCTGGAATCTTTTCAGTCTTCTGGGAATATTAATGGCTTCTTCTATTCCAGATTTAGATAAATATCATCTGGATTTCTCAATTGTCGCTACTTTCATTACTATTGTTGTACCGATGATTAAAAAACTCAGTGTGTTTTTGGGCGTGATTTTTTCATTGTTTTTATCAATGATATTATCTTACCTTCACGTTGAAGGTGCCATTATCATTGCTGGTGTCAGTGGTATGTTCTTTTCTGTCTTTATAGCCAGGTTAAATAAGGAGTCAGTATGA
- a CDS encoding AzlD domain-containing protein has translation MSWALLFILAGIVLFNRYVFLEPKVPVKLPKIINESLKYSAPCLLIAICGPIILMEHGELREVSNNPYLWGALLTTVFAFFIRNIVVCVVISLAAFYVLSAIL, from the coding sequence ATGAGTTGGGCCTTACTTTTTATTTTAGCTGGTATTGTATTATTTAATAGATATGTTTTTCTGGAACCTAAAGTTCCGGTAAAGCTTCCTAAAATAATCAATGAATCATTAAAATATTCTGCACCTTGTTTATTGATTGCAATATGTGGCCCCATTATTTTAATGGAGCATGGGGAGTTAAGAGAAGTTTCTAATAATCCTTATTTATGGGGGGCATTATTAACTACCGTTTTTGCTTTTTTTATCAGAAATATCGTAGTGTGTGTTGTTATCAGTCTGGCTGCTTTTTATGTGTTGTCTGCTATTTTATAG